From Rutidosis leptorrhynchoides isolate AG116_Rl617_1_P2 chromosome 3, CSIRO_AGI_Rlap_v1, whole genome shotgun sequence, a single genomic window includes:
- the LOC139899897 gene encoding F-box protein At5g07610-like, producing the protein MNTEAKFKMEESHDGVTYTKESDVEHGNEDDSITHHSNNQSAELIGSNVDLLTKILVSLPAKSILRFKSVSKQWLSILTHPRFIPLFHKLFNSSGLYYHELHVSFDVENPTTPPFRTLDFYPDTNGIRIVQSCNGLLLCCCDKNEYEFEYEVRGNYYVFNPTTKKFSLIPPVIESPDAEELIRFMGLPYHPIECVNYKLVCILRAGYTPHGQGFNEDTGGRMYNIQIYLSDTGKWKKLNQTFTPYWYTEFKYGVYWNGAFHWAPSCRNPMYLRLDAEQLQELPLPSPLPVTDGCYGYPVNRSLYFGESRGHLHLVEYSHENNPSSMNVYEMWRDHSGWFIKYQLDFHQLFDTYPNITHTRLVYDNNEFRVLDVVRGEEEEEDTFILVKVLDNIMRYNIHDKSFQHLCKIPKYNIVQETEGCFSKAFGKTFHPFVGHRYIEKIGPF; encoded by the exons ATGGAAGAGTCTCATGATGGA GTTACCTACACTAAGGAGAGTGATGTTGAGCACGGTAATGAAGACGATTCCATCACACATCACTCTAATAATCAATCCGCAGAACTCATTGGTTCCAACGTGGACCTTCTTACCAAAATCCTTGTTAGTCTCCCTGCTAAGTCCATCCTTCGTTTCAAATCTGTTTCAAAACAATGGCTGTCCATTTTGACTCACCCTCGTTTCATTCCCCTGTTTCACAAACTTTTCAACTCTTCTGGTCTTTATTATCATGAATTACATGTTTCCTTTGATGTTGAAAATCCAACCACTCCGCCTTTTCGTACTCTTGATTTTTATCCTGATACCAATGGTATAAGAATCGTGCAATCTTGTAATGGATTACTACTTTGTTGTTGCGATAAAAACGAATATGAATTTGAATATGAAGTTAGGGGTAACTATTACGTTTTTAATCCCACCACAAAGAAATTTTCATTAATCCCGCCCGTTATTGAAAGTCCGGATGCTGAAGAGTTAATCCGTTTTATGGGTCTGCCATACCATCCAATCGAGTGTGTTAATTACAAACTTGTATGCATTCTTCGTGCAGGATATACTCCGCATGGTCAAGGGTTTAATGAGGACACTGGAGGTAGAATGTACAACATTCAAATATATTTGTCAGATACGGGGAAATGGAAAAAACTTAATCAAACTTTCACTCCCTATTGGTATACTGAATTCAAATATGGAGTTTATTGGAATGGAGCCTTTCATTGGGCACCCTCGTGTCGTAACCCGATGTACTTGAGGCTTGATGCCGAACAACTACAAGAATTGCCATTGCCATCCCCGTTGCCCGTTACGGATGGTTGTTATGGTTATCCCGTGAATAGGTCACTTTACTTTGGGGAATCTCGTGGCCATCTACATCTAGTCGAATACTCTCATGAAAACAACCCTTCAAGCATGAATGTGTATGAAATGTGGAGAGATCATTCCGGGTGGTTTATCAAGTACCAACTGGACTTCCATCAACTTTTTGACACTTACCCAAACATAACCCATACCCGCCTGGTCTATGATAATAATGAATTCAGAGTCCTAGATGTGGTTAgaggtgaagaagaagaagaagatacatTCATTTTGGTGAAAGTTTTAGATAATATCATGAGGTACAATATTCATGACAAAAGTTTTCAACACTTATGTAAGATCCCCAAATATAATATTGTTCAGGAAACTGAGGGATGTTTCTCAAAAGCATTCGGCAAAACGTTTCATCCTTTTGTTGGTCATCGTTATATCGAGAAAATAGGTCCTTTCTGA